DNA from Rubripirellula lacrimiformis:
CCCGTTGTTCCGCAGGAACGCTAGCGATCGAATCGCTGAGCGATAGTCGCACCTTTTTGAATTGATGATTGGCGAATTGCGACTGATACTTCAATTGGATTCGAATCTTTGCATCGTCGCCTTCGACGACCAGCGATGGGATCACGAACCAAGCCGATCGGCCGCCGACCTGTTGGTGACCCGCGACCGCCCAACCTTTCCCTGCGTCCAACTTGCCGTCATGTGCCCGTTCGATGCGAAACTGGTCGCCACTTTGTTCGACGTCTGCGAACGCCGAGGCAATCGGAACCTCGACCCATTGGCCCGGTACCGACGCGTCCATGGTTTCGATCGTGATTTCGGTCAACACGACATTCCCATTGGATGATGCCCCCACCCGGTCCTCGGGACGATCCACCAGCGCTTCTAGGTACAGCGTCTGCCACTGAACCCCGGACGGAATCGCCGCGACGATCGTCGTCGTATCCTTGGCGGCCGCATCACCGACCAACACAACGGATCCATCGGCCAGTGTTTTCATTTCCACCTTGGCTTCGGACGACACTTCGGTTGGCAGCAGTGGCCGAAACTGGGCGGCGACCTGTTCGGCAAGCGAAGATTCCCAAACCCTTTGGGCAGCATCGACCGATTCGATCGGCCCTTTCTTTTCAGCTTCCAATTCGGCCAATGTTGTTTTGAACTCTTGCAACAACGACTGTTGATTCTGGTCGGGCACCGAGATCACTGGCTGGTGATCCTTGACGTTCCCGTCCATCGCCCGCCCGTCCAAACTGTTGAAGAACGCGTACAGCGAGTAATAGTCTTTTTGCGAAATCGGATCGAACTTGTGGTCGTGGCAAACAGCGCAGCCCGTCGTCAGCCCTAGAAACACGGTCCCAAACGCATCGGTTCGGTCCATGCAATTGCGAGCGAAGACTTCGTCATAGATCGATCCGCCCTCGTTGGTCGTCACGTTCAACCGATTGAAACCGCTGGCGATCCGTTCCTTGTCCGTCGCGTCGGGCAACAGATCCCCCGCCAACTGATCGGTAATGAACTGATCAAAGGGCATGTTGGCATTCACCGCTTCGATCACCCAATCGCGATAGGACCACATCTCGCGATAGTTGTCCAAATGCAGACCATGGGTGTCGGCGTACCGGACCAGATCCAACCAATAGCGACCGACGTGCTGACCGAAATGGGGTGACTGGATCAATCGATCGACCAACTTCTCGTACGCATCCGGCGACGTATCGCTGAGAAACTCTTGGATCTGATCACGTGTTGGTGGCAATCCCGTCAAATCCAAACAGACGCGGCGCAGCATCGTGCGTCGGTCGGCTCGGCCATTAAGCGGCAATCCGACTTCCCCGGCCGCCGCTTCGATGAACTGGTCAATCTGGTTGGCCGCGACAGCGGGATCGGGCGACGTGACTTCGTCGGTCGGCAACGGTTCAAAGGACCAATGCGAATCGAACTGACCGCCCGATGCAATCCAATCCCGCAGTGTTGTCTTCTGTGCATCCGACAGCGGCTTGTGATACTTCGGCGGCGGCATCAATTGATCGGTATCGTCGGAAGTGATCCGCAACACCAGTTCGCTGGCATCGACGTCCCCTGGATCGATCACATCGGCCACGCCATCGGCGGTGTCCAACCGCAGTCCCGCAGCCCGCTCGGCTTCGTCTGGCCCGTGACACGCAAAACAGTGGTCCGACAGGATCGGCCGGATGTCGCGAGCAAAATCGGGATCGGCAGCGGTGGCGGTCGCTGCTGGCAGGATCACAGCGAACAGAACCATCGCTGGAACAGCAGCAATCGTAGCAAAAGGGGCAATCGCAGAAATTCTTCGATGCATGATGATCGCGGGGAGGGTGGGAGAGCAATTGGGGCGGGATGATGGCTGGGTCTTGGTCGGCATTTCGTCC
Protein-coding regions in this window:
- a CDS encoding PSD1 and planctomycete cytochrome C domain-containing protein, producing the protein MHRRISAIAPFATIAAVPAMVLFAVILPAATATAADPDFARDIRPILSDHCFACHGPDEAERAAGLRLDTADGVADVIDPGDVDASELVLRITSDDTDQLMPPPKYHKPLSDAQKTTLRDWIASGGQFDSHWSFEPLPTDEVTSPDPAVAANQIDQFIEAAAGEVGLPLNGRADRRTMLRRVCLDLTGLPPTRDQIQEFLSDTSPDAYEKLVDRLIQSPHFGQHVGRYWLDLVRYADTHGLHLDNYREMWSYRDWVIEAVNANMPFDQFITDQLAGDLLPDATDKERIASGFNRLNVTTNEGGSIYDEVFARNCMDRTDAFGTVFLGLTTGCAVCHDHKFDPISQKDYYSLYAFFNSLDGRAMDGNVKDHQPVISVPDQNQQSLLQEFKTTLAELEAEKKGPIESVDAAQRVWESSLAEQVAAQFRPLLPTEVSSEAKVEMKTLADGSVVLVGDAAAKDTTTIVAAIPSGVQWQTLYLEALVDRPEDRVGASSNGNVVLTEITIETMDASVPGQWVEVPIASAFADVEQSGDQFRIERAHDGKLDAGKGWAVAGHQQVGGRSAWFVIPSLVVEGDDAKIRIQLKYQSQFANHQFKKVRLSLSDSIASVPAEQRVTLGDVHTAGPFPLSKPAAGYEGRFASEQLEFKSDEVFKHDNRSYTWQHRNDLAEVFVNDLPVVADQPTAFVLHQTIHAPRDQKVTFMIGGDDGYMVFLGKDQIGVHKDAGDLEPLADEYELPLKKGDNDLYVRVVNHSHDSKLTFAFRSPAIAIPQQLRDLVKTPVDQRSDDVRTSLQNYYRKVYCLHPDWLALIDQQKGTLAAHEKLKSEIPTTLVWKELPTPREAHVLKRGLYDQPGEVVPRSTPSFLPAFPADAPMDRLGLAQWLTMPGHPLTARVAVNRFWQQLFGTGLVKTSEDFGSQGEPPSHPDLLRWLAVDFQSNGWDVKRLLKSLVLTDAYCRSAKFNDQMLRVDPNNRLLTRGPRHRLDAEVLRDQSLALAGLLVDSQGGPSVKPPQPDGLWAAVGYSGSNTVKFTADTGDKVNRRSVYVFWKRTSAPPQMATLDAPSRESCTARRERTNTPLQALLLMNETQYLEAAKALGKRARSQSGIESEAERIDWLFETVTARLPNARERVELQQLLGDTQAYYDQNPELAASLMEGSDAAAAAWTILASTMLNLDETVSK